One Amaranthus tricolor cultivar Red isolate AtriRed21 chromosome 10, ASM2621246v1, whole genome shotgun sequence genomic window carries:
- the LOC130825003 gene encoding uncharacterized protein LOC130825003 codes for MTGDKSRFLSLEAYDGETVTFGENMKGEIIAKGRVGRCIITRKDTGDVVLEGVRKGNTYVVDLNTVPKSSMTCLSVIEEDPLLWHKRLGHASFSLINTLRTKDLVRGLPSIKFVKDEICDPCTKGKQVRSSFKPKNVMTTSRPLELIHMDLCGPMRIQSRSGKSHNFSAPRTPQQNGVVERKNRTLEEMARTMLIASGIKPNISHFRVFGCKCFVHVNGKRNIGKFDERSDEAVFLGYSSHRFE; via the exons ATGACAGGAGATAAATCAAGATTTCTCTCACTAGAAGCCTATGATGGAGAAACAGTGACCTTTGGAGAAAACATGAAAGGCGAAATCATTgccaaaggaagagtaggaag ATGCATTATTACTAGGAAAGACACAGGAGACGTAGTCCTGGAAGGAGTTCGAAAAGGGAACACATATGTTGTGGACCTAAACACTGTTCCCAAATCCAGTATGACTTGTCTTAGTGTCATAGAGGAAGatccacttctttggcacaagcgtctaggtcatgcaaGCTtctcattgattaatacattgaGAACAAAAGACTTAGTAAGAGGATTGCCATCCATAAAATTTGTTAAGGATGAGATATGCGATCCTTGtaccaaaggaaaacaagtgagatcaTCCTTTAAACCTAAAAATGTGATGACCACATCAAGACCACTTGAATTAATTCACATGGATCtttgtggaccaatgagaatccaaagccgtagtggcaagag CCATAACTTCtccgcaccaagaacaccacaacaaaatggtgtggtagaaagaaagAACAGAAcgttagaagaaatggctagaaccatgttgattgcAAGTG GTATAAAACCTAATATTTCTCATTTTCGTGTATTTGGATGTAAATGCTTTGTTCAcgtaaatggaaaaagaaacatagggaagtttgatgaaaggaGTGATGAAGCAGTGTTCCTTGGCTATTCTTCTCAca GATTTGAGTaa